TTCCTCACCAAGCGCAAGGTGGCCGGCTTCGCGCGCAAACACGATGTGAAGCTGGCCCTGGCCTGGATGAACCGCGCCGCGCGGCACACGCCTGCGGGCCCCGTGCGGATCGGCCGGCTGGGGGGCTACTACAACCTCAAATACTATCGCGGCTTCGACGAGCTGGTGGCCAATACCGAGGACATCGCCGAGTGGATCGTCGGCCAGGGCTGGCCGGCGGGCAAGGTCCGCCACATCCCCAACTTCGCCGCCGCGCCCCCCGAGACGGCGCCGGCCGAACGGGCGGCCCTGAACACCCCGGCCGACGCGCCCCTGCTGCTCTCCATGGGCCGGCTGCACGACGCCAAGGCCCACGACGTCACCCTGCAGGCCCTGACCCAGATCCCCGACGCCGTCCTGTGGATCGCCGGCGTCGGCCCGCAGGAGGCCAAGCTGAAGGCTATGGCCGCGGCCCTGGGCGTCGCCGACCGGGTGCGCTTCCTCGGCTGGCGCACCGACGCCTCGGCGCTCTACCGGGCCGCCGATGTCTGCGTCTTCCCCTCGCGCTACGAGCCCCTGGGCAATGTGGTGATCCAGGCCTGGGCCCACGGCCTGCCGGTCGTGGCCGCAGCCTCCCAGGGCCCCGCCGCCCTGATCGCCGACGGCGAGGACGGTCTGCTGGTCCCCGTCGACGAGGCCGACGCTCTGGCCGAAGCCACACGCCGCCTGCTGGCCGACCCCATGCTGCGCATCCGTCTGGTGCAGAACGGCTCGGACCGGGTGGAGGCGGAGTTCTCCGAGGCCGCCGTCGTCGCCCAGTGGCGGTCGCTGTTTTCCGACTACGGAGCCGCCTGATGTGCGGCATCGCCGGCGTGCTGCACGGGACGGCGTCTGCTCGCCCCATGATCGAGACCCTGACCCATCGCGGCCCCAACGGCGTGCGAACCGAGCAGGTGCGGGGCGGCTCAGTGGCCCACGCCCGCCTGTCGATCATCGACCTGGAGGGCGGCTGGCAGCCCCTGCACGCGGCCGGCGGCACGGTGATCGGCAATGGCGAGATCTACAACTATCTCGAACTGACCGCGCAGTTCGGGCTGGCGGATCAGCTCTCCACCGGCTCGGATTTCGAGCCCCTGCTGCACCTCTACGCCCAGGAAGGGCCGGCCGCCTTCCAGCGGCTGCGGGGCATGTACGCCTTCTGCCTGATCGGCGGCGACGGCCGCACCTGGCTGGTGCGCGACCCCTTCGGCATCAAGCCGCTCTATGTGCTGGAGCAGGACGGCGCGGCCTATTTCGCCTCCGAACCCCGCGCCTTCGCCAGCCTGTTGGCGCCGGACCTCAGCGAGGACCACGCCCGCGAACTGCTGGCCTTCAACTACACCCTGACCGGCGACACCATCTTCAAGGGCCTGAAGCGCCTTGCCCCCGGCGAAATCGTCGAGGTCATCGACGGCAAGCTGCAAGCTCCGACCAAGCGCTCTTTCCTTTCTGCGCCGCCGGCCCGCAAGGCCGTCGAGGAGGTGGCGCTGATCGACCAGCTCGACGCCGTGCTGGAAGACAGCGTCCGGGTCCATCAGCGGTCGGATGTCCCCTACGGCCTGTTCCTCTCCGGGGGCGTCGACAGCGCCGCCATCGCAACCCTGATGTCGCGACTCAACGCGCGGCCGGTGACCGCCTTCACTTGCGGCTTCGACGCCCCCGGCGCCAGGGACGAGCGCGCCCAGGCTGAGCGGGTCGCGAAGGCCCTGAACCTCGACTGGCGCGAGACGCGGTTCGACGAGGCCGACTTCTGGCGGATTTTGCCGCAGGTCGCCTGTGCCCTGGACGACCCCACCGCCGACTACGCCACCCTGCCCACCTACAAGCTAGCCGAGGCCGCCAAGGGGACGCTCACCGTCGTGCTCACCGGCGAGGGCGGCGACGAGCTGTTCGGCGGCTATGGCCGCTATCGCAAGGCCCTGCGGCCGGCCTGGCTGGGGGGCCGCCCCGCCGAGCCCCGCCCCGACGACGCCGACGCCCTGGCCCGCTGGCGCGCCCAGGCCAAGCCCCCCGCCGGCCTCACGCGCCTGCAGCAGGCCCAGTGGGCCGACATCGCCACCTGGCTGCCGAACGATCTGCTGCTGAAGCTGGACCGCTGCCTGATGGCCCACGGGCTGGAGGGGCGCACGCCCTTCCTCGACCCCCGCGTCGCCGACTTCGCCTTCCCCCTGCCCGACCGGTTCAAGGTTCGGGGCCGCTATGGCAAGTGGCTGCTGCGCAAGTGGCTGGAGCGGGTCTGCCCCGCCGCCGATCCCTGGGCCCGCAAGCAGGGCTTCACCGTCCCCGTCGACGCCTGGATCGCGCCTCGCGCCGCCGACCTCGGCGAGGCGATCGGCAAGGTCGAGGCCGTACGTCGGCTGCGGACACCCGAAGCGGTGCGGTCTACCTTCGAAACGGGCGGCGCTGAGCGCTGGCCGCTGCTGTTCTACGCCGTCTGGTCGCTGATCCATCTGGAGGGCGCGGCCCCGGGCGACGCCCTGGCCCAGGTGGCCGGGACCATTTGATTATTGATTTCAAGGAGATCTACATGCGCCGCCTTCTCTTCACCGCCGCCGTCGCGGCCCTCGTCTCGGCCTGCGGGCCCTCCCAGGCCGCCCCGGTCGAGACCCGGGCGCCCAACGCCCCCAACCTGACCCCGGCCTTCCCCAACCAGACCCGCGCCCCGGAGACCAAGGCCGGCGTCGAGTTCGAGGTGAAGACCGTCGCCGAGGGCCTGGCCAACCCCTGGGCCATCGCCTTCCTGCCCGACGGGAAGATGCTGGTGACCGAGCGGCCGGGACGCCTGCGCATCGTCGGCGCCGATGGCGCCCTGAGCGAGCCGGTGACCGGTCTGCCCGCCGTCTACGCCAAGGGCCAGGGCGGCCTGCTGGGCCTGGCTATCGACCCGGCCTACGCCCAGAACGGCCTGATCTACTGGAGCTATGCCGAGAACCCCGAGGGCAAGATGACCAACACCGCCGTGGCCCGCGGCAAGCTGGTCATCGGCGCTGACGGCCAGGGCAAGGTCGAGAACGCCACGGTGATCTTCCACCAGGCCCCGTCCCTGGAATCCACCCTGCACTATGGCGGCCGGCTGGTCTTCGCGCCGGACGGCAAGCTGTTCATTACGCTCGGCGAACGCTCCATCCTGCCGGGCCGGGTCCAGGCAGAGCGGCTGGACGGTCTGCTGGGCAAGGTGGTGCGGCTCAATTCCGACGGCAGCGTCCCCAAGGACAATCCCTTCGTGAAGACGTCCGGCGCCCGGCCCGAGATCTGGTCCATCGGCCACCGCAACGTCCAGGGCGCGGCGCTCAACCCCGCCACCGGCAAGCTCTGGACCGTCGAGCACGGCGCCCGTGGCGGCGATGAGGTGAACATCCCCGTCGCCGGCAAGGACTATGGCTGGCCCACCATCACCTACGGCATCGAATACCAGGGCGGCCCCATCGGCGCCGGCATCTCGGCCAAGGACGGCCTGGAGCAGCCCGTCTATTACTGGGACCCGGTCATCGCGCCCTCGGGCATGGCCTTCTACAACGCAGCCCTGTTCCCCAAGTGGAAGGGCAGCCTGTTCATCGGCGGCCTGGCCAGCACCTCGGTCACCCGCCTGACGCTGGCCGGCGACAAGGTGGTGGGCGAGGAACGTCTGCTCGCCGACCTGAAGGAACGCATCCGCGACGTCGTCGTCGGCCCCGACGGCGCCCTCTACCTCGCCACCGACAGCGCCGAGGGCCGCATCCTGAAGCTGGTCCCGAAGTCCTAGTCTCCCCTTTGATCGTCATGGCCGGGCTTGTCCCGGCCACCCATGATCTCCGACGTTCAGCAAGCTGCCGTGGCCTGCGCCGCACGATCTGCGGACAGGCGGAGATCATGGGTCCCCGGGACAAGCCCGGGGATGACGGTTGTTATTGGGAGCGGTTGAGAGTGGCTAAGCCGCCACCTGTGCCAGCTCATCCCGCGCTTCCGCCGCAATCCGGAAGGAGCGCAGGCGGGCGGTGTGGTCGAAAATCTGTGAGGTGATCATCAGCTCGTCGGCGCCGGTCCGCGCCACGAACTCGGCCAGGCCCGCCCGCACGGTCTCCGGGGAGCCGATGATCGCCTGGGACAGGGCCGAGCTCAGCCCCGCCTGGGCCATGGGATCGAGGCGCTCGCCATAGCCTTCCACCGGCGGCGGCAAGGGTCCGGGCTGGCCGGTGCGCAGGTTGACGAAGGCCTGCTGCAGCGAGGTGAACAGGAACTGCGCCGCCTCGTCGGTGGGCGCGGCCACGATGTTCAGGCCCAGCATCACATGCGGCGCGTCGCTGTACGCCGACGGCCGGAACTGCGACCGATAGATCGCGATGGCCTGCATCATCTGGGCCGGCGCGAAGTGGCTGGCGAAGGCGAAGGGCAGGCCCAGAGCTCCGGCCAGCTGCGCCCCGAACAGGCTCGACCCCAGGATCCAGACGGGCACCCGGGTCCCCTCGCCGGGGACCGCCCGGATCGCCTGGTTGGGGGCGGCGGGCTCGAAATAGTGCAGCAGCTCCATGACATCCTGCGGGAACTGGTCGACGTCGCCGGTCAGGGTTCGGCGCAGGGCGCGTGCGGTCAGTTGGTCGGAACCCGGCGCGCGGCCGACGCCGAGATCGATGCGGCCGGGGTGCAGGGCCGCCAGGGTCCCGAACTGCTCGGCGATCACCAGGGGCGCGTGGTTGGGCAGCATGACACCGCCGGCGCCGACCCGGATGGTCTTGGTCCCCGCCGCCACGTGGGCGATCACCACCGAGGTCGCCGCGCTGGCCACGCCGCGCATATTGTGGTGCTCGGCCAGCCAGTAGCGGTTGTAGCCCAACGCCTCGGCGTGGCGGGCGAGATCGAGTGTATTGCGCAGCGACTGGCCGACGTCGCTCCCTTGCAGGATCGGCGAGAGATCGAGGACTGAAAGCGGGATCATGTGCCCCATATGGGAAGCTTGGAGCGCGGTGTTAGAGGCCCAGCCGCGAGACCACCTCTTCACCGATCGCCAGCGAGCTGGTGAGGCCCGGGCTTTCGATGCCGAACAGGGTGACGAGGTCGGCCAGGCCGTGCTTTTCCGGCCCGTCGATGCGGAAGTCCGGCTGCGGCTCGCCGGGACCATGCAGCTTGGGTCGGATTCCGGCGTAGTCGGGCGCCAACGCCCCGTCCGGCAGGCCCGGCCAGAACTTGCGGATATAGGCGTAGAACTCCACCGCGCGGGCCGGATCGACGCTGTAGTCCAGGGTGTCTACGAACTGGAGGTCGGGACCGAACACCGCCTGGCCCCCCAGGTCACGGCGATAGTGGGTGCCCAGCGCCCCTGGGATCGGCGGCGGATAGATCAGCCGCGCGAAGGGCGCCTTGCCGGTCAGCCGGAAATAGACCCCCTTGCCGTAGTGGCCCTCGGGGATTTCCGCCTTCGGGAAGCCATCGATTTCGTTGGCCACGGCCTGGGCTGACAGCCCCGGCGCGGTCACCAGCATGCGGCAGGTGAGCGTCGTCGGCTCCGTCCCGCCGGCCCGCACCGACCAGCCGCCGCCGGCGATCGGGCTCGCGCCCTCGAAGGGGGTGGAGGTCACCACCGCCCCGCCGCCGGCCTCGATCTCGCCCTGCAGGGCCAGCATATAGCCATGGCTGTCGAACACCCCGCTCTCCGGCGAGACCAGGGCGCCCTCGGATTTGAGCTCGGGTTCGAGGGCCAGGACTTGCGCCTTGGACATGTGGGCCATGCCCTCCACATCATTGGCCTGGGCCTGTTCCAGAATGCCATCCAGCCGCGCGACCTCGTCGAGCGTGGTGGCCACCACGAACTTGCCGCAGCGGTCATAGGCGACCTTGTGGCTGTCGCAGAAGGCGTAGAGGGCGCGCCGGCCCTGCACGCACAGCCGCGCCTTCAGGGAGCCGGTGGCATAGTAGAGGCCACCGTGGACCACCTCGGAATTGCGCGCCGAGACCCCCTCGCCGATGATCGGGCCGCTCTCCAGCACCGCCACCACCAGGCCGCGCTTGGTGAGCGCATATCCACAGGCCAGGCCCACAGCGCCCGCGCCCACCACCACCGCATCGAAATCGAAATCCGCCATGGATTTGTGGGTAGCCGATGAGGCGCGTCAGGCCAAGCGCAGCCCTGTCGCATTTATATGACTAGATCAACGCGACACGGTGGTTGACCCTGGCGAGGCATACGGCCTGACGGCCACGCCGTCGTCCATCCCCACCTTGCCCAACCCGCGCCGCCGCCCCAAGGTCGCCGGCTGAGTGGAGATCACGACCCTGACCGACGCCCCCGCCGATCCCCACGCCCCCACCGGCGAGCCGGAACTGCGCCGGACCATCGGTCTGGCCCAGATGGTTTTCTACGCCTCGGGCTCCATGCTGGGGGCCGGCATCTACGGCCTGGTGGGCAAGGCGGCGGGCGAGCTGGGGTCGGCGGTCTGGCTGGGCTTCCTGGTGGCGGCGGTGGCGGCCCTGCTGACGGGCCTGTCCTACGCGGCCCTCGGCTCGCGCTATCCCCGGGCGGCCGGGGCGGCCTTCATCACCCACCGGGCCTTCGACAACGGCCTGCTGACCCACGTCCTGGGCCTGGCGGTGGCCTGTTCGGGCCTCGGCTCCATCGCCGCCGGCTCCTGGGTGATCGGGGCCAACCTGCAGCGCGTCCCCTTCCTGTCGGGCGTGCCGGTGACGGTCCTGACCCTGGCCTATCTCGTGCTGATGGCCGGCATCGTCTATCGCGGCATCCGCGAGAGCATGTGGGCTAACGTGGCGTGCAGCATCGTCGAGGCCGGCGGCCTGGCTCTGATCATCTTCGTCGGCGCGAAATACTGGGGTTCGGTGGACCTGTTCCAGACCCCGGCCAATCCCAGCGGCGGCGGACTGCTGGCCGTACCGCCCCTGCTGCTGGTTCAGGGCGCGGTGCTGACCTTCTTCTCCTTCGCCGGCTTCGAGGACACGCTCAACGTCGGCGAGGAGGTGAAGAACCCCCGCCGCACCCTACCGCTGGGACTGGTCATCGGCATGCTGCTCGCCTGCGTCCTCTATGTCGGGGTCGCGATCACGGCGGTGTCGGTCATCCCCTGGCAGGACCTGGCCGAGGCCAGTGCGCCCCTGGCCGAGGTCATGGCCAAGGCCGCGCCCTGGTTCCCCGGCTGGGCCTTCGTGGTCATCACGGTGGTCGCGGTCGCCAACTCGGCCCTGATCAACTACGTCACCGCCTCGCGCCTGCTCTACGGCATGGCCCGCGACGGCCGCCTGCCCTCACGCCTTGCCCAGGTGCACCCCGACCGGCGGACCCCGCACATCGCCATCGCCTTGATCCTGGTGGTGCTGATGGCGCTGACCCTGTCGGGGAACAGCGCCGAGCTGGCGGCGGCCACCGTCCTGCTGCTGCTGTCGATCTTCGTGGTGGTGAACGCCGCCCTGGTGGTCCTGCGGCTGCGCAAGGACGAGCCCCGCGGCGGCTTCGAGGTGCCGCTGTTCGTCCCCATCGCCGGGGCCATTGTCTGCCTGGCCCTGCTGGTGGTCCGCATCACCTCGGGCGACTGGAAGTCCCCGCTGATCGCCGGGGTGCTGCTGGCGGTTTCGGCGGCGCTCTATCCCCTGGTCAGGCCGAAATAGCGCTATAGGCTCGGTCGCCCAGGGAAGGGACCATCGCATGCCTGAAACAGACGCCGCCGGCCTGACCCTCACCGGCGCCAGCCCGCAGGCGGCCGCCGACTATCGCCAGGCGGTCAGCCTCTATCACGGCCTCTATGGCGCGCCCCTGACCCTGCTGGAGCAGGCCATCGCCGACAGCCCCGGCTTCGTCATGGCCCATGTGCTGAAGGCCGACATGCTGTTGGTGGGAACCTCGCCGGAGGTGATCGCCATGGGCGGCGCCGCCGTCGACGCCGCCCGCGACCTGACCGGCACAGAGCGTGAGCGCGGCCACGTCGCCGCCGCCGTGCAGATGGCGGCCGGCCAATTCACCGCCGCCGGCCGCATCCTGGAGGACGTCTCCATCGCCCACCCGCTGGACGGGGTGGCGCTGCAGGCCGGCCAGCTGATGGACTTCATGCTCGGCGACAACCGCATGCTGCGCGACCGCATCGCGCGCGCCCTGCCGGCCTGGTCGCCGCAGATGCCCGACTATCACGCGGTCCTCGGCATGCACGCCTTCGGCCTGGAGGAAACCGGCTTCTACGCCCGCGCCGAGGCCGCCGGCCGCGAGGCCATCGACCTGCAGCCCCGCAACGCCTGGGCCCAGCACGCCGTCGCCCACGTCTTCGAGATGCAGGACCGCCGCGCCGACGGCGTCGCCTGGATGCGCACCGAGAACGCCGCCTGGCAGCACGACAGCCTGTTCGGCGTCCACAACTGGTGGCACCTGGCGCTCTTCCACCTGGGGCTGGGGGAGACCGACGAGGTGCTGGCCCTCTATGATGGTCCCATCGCCGGCGATGGCTCCGACATGGCCTTCGACCTGCTGGACGCCGCGGCCCTGCTCTGGCGGCTGAAGCTGGAGGGGGCGGCCACGCAGGACCGGTTCGCAAAGCTGGCCGACGCCTATGAGCGCAAGGCCGGCTACGGCCTCTCGGCCTTCGACGATGTCCACGCCATGATGGCCTTCGTCGGCGCCGGCCGCGAGGCCGCCGCGCGGGACCTGATGACCGCCCTGGAGGCCGCCGCCACGGGCCAGGGCGACAACGCCATCATGACCGCCGCCGTCGGCCTGCCGGTGGCCCGCGCCCTGCAGGCCTTCGGCCAGGGCCGCTTCACCCAGGCCAGCGACGACCTCCGCGCCGTCCGCAACCACGCCCACCGCTTCGGCGGCAGCCACGCCCAGCGCGACGTCATCGACCTGACCCTGATCGCCGCCGCGCGAGCCGCGGGCGAGACCAGCCTGGAACGAGCGCTGCTGGCCGAGCGCGCGGCGGCGCGGCCGTGACCAATCCCCAACCACCGTCATCCCCGGGCTTGTCCCGGGGACCCATGATCTCCGCCTCTCCTTAGAGCGCACGGGCTAAGCCAGGAAAGCTTGCTGCATCACGGAGATCATGGGTGGCCGGGACCAGCCCGGCCATGACGATTAAAAAGTTGGGCCTACCCCCACTGCCCCCAGAGCGCCGCTTCCTGCGCCTTGGCCGTGGTGACCGAAGCGTCCTTGATATGGCCATAGCCGCGGATCTGCTGCGGGATCTGGGCGATCTGCACCGCCAGCGGCATCTTCTCGGCGCTGACGCCGGCCAGGATCCTGTCGAGCCCCGCCTCGTACTGCGCGATCAGGCCGCGCTCCATCTTCCGCTCCTCGCTGTAGCCGAACAGGTCGAGCCCCGTGCCGCGCAGGCCCTTCAGCTTGGCGAGCATCGGGAAGCCGAAATCCAGCATCCAGCCGCCGAAGGCGATCTTCTTGGGCCGGCCATTGGCGTCCTTCGGCGCGATGATCGGCGGGGCGAGCCAGACCTTGGCCTTGCCGCCCTTGAACGTGCCGTTCCTTTCGGCCTCGAACCGGCCGTCGGAATAGAGCCGGGCCACCTCGTACTCGTCCTTGTAAGCCATCAGCTTGTAGAGGTTCACCGCCACCGAGCGGGTCAGGACCTCCGAGCC
The sequence above is drawn from the Phenylobacterium glaciei genome and encodes:
- a CDS encoding glycosyltransferase, whose amino-acid sequence is MSVLHLLGTAGEGGAETYFVDLVSALARAGVGQAAAIRPNANRQTALAAAGVPVGTFRFGGPIDFLTKRKVAGFARKHDVKLALAWMNRAARHTPAGPVRIGRLGGYYNLKYYRGFDELVANTEDIAEWIVGQGWPAGKVRHIPNFAAAPPETAPAERAALNTPADAPLLLSMGRLHDAKAHDVTLQALTQIPDAVLWIAGVGPQEAKLKAMAAALGVADRVRFLGWRTDASALYRAADVCVFPSRYEPLGNVVIQAWAHGLPVVAAASQGPAALIADGEDGLLVPVDEADALAEATRRLLADPMLRIRLVQNGSDRVEAEFSEAAVVAQWRSLFSDYGAA
- the asnB gene encoding asparagine synthase (glutamine-hydrolyzing), giving the protein MCGIAGVLHGTASARPMIETLTHRGPNGVRTEQVRGGSVAHARLSIIDLEGGWQPLHAAGGTVIGNGEIYNYLELTAQFGLADQLSTGSDFEPLLHLYAQEGPAAFQRLRGMYAFCLIGGDGRTWLVRDPFGIKPLYVLEQDGAAYFASEPRAFASLLAPDLSEDHARELLAFNYTLTGDTIFKGLKRLAPGEIVEVIDGKLQAPTKRSFLSAPPARKAVEEVALIDQLDAVLEDSVRVHQRSDVPYGLFLSGGVDSAAIATLMSRLNARPVTAFTCGFDAPGARDERAQAERVAKALNLDWRETRFDEADFWRILPQVACALDDPTADYATLPTYKLAEAAKGTLTVVLTGEGGDELFGGYGRYRKALRPAWLGGRPAEPRPDDADALARWRAQAKPPAGLTRLQQAQWADIATWLPNDLLLKLDRCLMAHGLEGRTPFLDPRVADFAFPLPDRFKVRGRYGKWLLRKWLERVCPAADPWARKQGFTVPVDAWIAPRAADLGEAIGKVEAVRRLRTPEAVRSTFETGGAERWPLLFYAVWSLIHLEGAAPGDALAQVAGTI
- a CDS encoding PQQ-dependent sugar dehydrogenase encodes the protein MRRLLFTAAVAALVSACGPSQAAPVETRAPNAPNLTPAFPNQTRAPETKAGVEFEVKTVAEGLANPWAIAFLPDGKMLVTERPGRLRIVGADGALSEPVTGLPAVYAKGQGGLLGLAIDPAYAQNGLIYWSYAENPEGKMTNTAVARGKLVIGADGQGKVENATVIFHQAPSLESTLHYGGRLVFAPDGKLFITLGERSILPGRVQAERLDGLLGKVVRLNSDGSVPKDNPFVKTSGARPEIWSIGHRNVQGAALNPATGKLWTVEHGARGGDEVNIPVAGKDYGWPTITYGIEYQGGPIGAGISAKDGLEQPVYYWDPVIAPSGMAFYNAALFPKWKGSLFIGGLASTSVTRLTLAGDKVVGEERLLADLKERIRDVVVGPDGALYLATDSAEGRILKLVPKS
- a CDS encoding LLM class flavin-dependent oxidoreductase, whose protein sequence is MIPLSVLDLSPILQGSDVGQSLRNTLDLARHAEALGYNRYWLAEHHNMRGVASAATSVVIAHVAAGTKTIRVGAGGVMLPNHAPLVIAEQFGTLAALHPGRIDLGVGRAPGSDQLTARALRRTLTGDVDQFPQDVMELLHYFEPAAPNQAIRAVPGEGTRVPVWILGSSLFGAQLAGALGLPFAFASHFAPAQMMQAIAIYRSQFRPSAYSDAPHVMLGLNIVAAPTDEAAQFLFTSLQQAFVNLRTGQPGPLPPPVEGYGERLDPMAQAGLSSALSQAIIGSPETVRAGLAEFVARTGADELMITSQIFDHTARLRSFRIAAEARDELAQVAA
- a CDS encoding NAD(P)/FAD-dependent oxidoreductase; this translates as MADFDFDAVVVGAGAVGLACGYALTKRGLVVAVLESGPIIGEGVSARNSEVVHGGLYYATGSLKARLCVQGRRALYAFCDSHKVAYDRCGKFVVATTLDEVARLDGILEQAQANDVEGMAHMSKAQVLALEPELKSEGALVSPESGVFDSHGYMLALQGEIEAGGGAVVTSTPFEGASPIAGGGWSVRAGGTEPTTLTCRMLVTAPGLSAQAVANEIDGFPKAEIPEGHYGKGVYFRLTGKAPFARLIYPPPIPGALGTHYRRDLGGQAVFGPDLQFVDTLDYSVDPARAVEFYAYIRKFWPGLPDGALAPDYAGIRPKLHGPGEPQPDFRIDGPEKHGLADLVTLFGIESPGLTSSLAIGEEVVSRLGL
- a CDS encoding APC family permease encodes the protein MEITTLTDAPADPHAPTGEPELRRTIGLAQMVFYASGSMLGAGIYGLVGKAAGELGSAVWLGFLVAAVAALLTGLSYAALGSRYPRAAGAAFITHRAFDNGLLTHVLGLAVACSGLGSIAAGSWVIGANLQRVPFLSGVPVTVLTLAYLVLMAGIVYRGIRESMWANVACSIVEAGGLALIIFVGAKYWGSVDLFQTPANPSGGGLLAVPPLLLVQGAVLTFFSFAGFEDTLNVGEEVKNPRRTLPLGLVIGMLLACVLYVGVAITAVSVIPWQDLAEASAPLAEVMAKAAPWFPGWAFVVITVVAVANSALINYVTASRLLYGMARDGRLPSRLAQVHPDRRTPHIAIALILVVLMALTLSGNSAELAAATVLLLLSIFVVVNAALVVLRLRKDEPRGGFEVPLFVPIAGAIVCLALLVVRITSGDWKSPLIAGVLLAVSAALYPLVRPK
- a CDS encoding tetratricopeptide repeat protein, with protein sequence MPETDAAGLTLTGASPQAAADYRQAVSLYHGLYGAPLTLLEQAIADSPGFVMAHVLKADMLLVGTSPEVIAMGGAAVDAARDLTGTERERGHVAAAVQMAAGQFTAAGRILEDVSIAHPLDGVALQAGQLMDFMLGDNRMLRDRIARALPAWSPQMPDYHAVLGMHAFGLEETGFYARAEAAGREAIDLQPRNAWAQHAVAHVFEMQDRRADGVAWMRTENAAWQHDSLFGVHNWWHLALFHLGLGETDEVLALYDGPIAGDGSDMAFDLLDAAALLWRLKLEGAATQDRFAKLADAYERKAGYGLSAFDDVHAMMAFVGAGREAAARDLMTALEAAATGQGDNAIMTAAVGLPVARALQAFGQGRFTQASDDLRAVRNHAHRFGGSHAQRDVIDLTLIAAARAAGETSLERALLAERAAARP